A genomic region of Candidatus Methylomirabilis tolerans contains the following coding sequences:
- a CDS encoding cytochrome c, producing the protein MIGGPTRITQGIAVLAFAVSLILVSCGSASEPPTGQALYRRYCASCHGESGDGNGSLAASLRRFPSDLRLIAKRHDGRFDEAYVMHIIDGRLAVAEHGTREMPVWGAVFESEHRPEGYPGYISLLHARALTDYLRSIQQE; encoded by the coding sequence ATGATTGGGGGGCCCACTAGAATCACTCAGGGAATCGCTGTCCTCGCGTTCGCTGTCAGTCTGATTCTCGTCTCGTGCGGTAGCGCTTCGGAGCCGCCTACCGGGCAGGCCCTCTATCGCCGGTACTGCGCCTCGTGTCACGGCGAGTCCGGGGACGGCAACGGTTCGTTGGCAGCATCCCTGCGGCGGTTCCCGTCCGACCTTCGGCTGATCGCAAAGCGCCACGATGGGCGATTTGATGAGGCCTATGTGATGCACATCATCGACGGCAGGCTCGCAGTAGCCGAGCATGGCACCAGGGAGATGCCCGTCTGGGGGGCGGTGTTCGAGAGCGAGCACCGGCCCGAAGGCTATCCTGGCTACATCTCCCTTCTGCACGCACGAGCCCTCACTGACTATTTGCGTTCGATTCAGCAGGAGTAG
- the hemE gene encoding uroporphyrinogen decarboxylase, with the protein MNHVAASRLSDLTGLKVISFESRLAGAMADLISRQGGTPICAPAVQEIPLAENREALEFARELLAGRIDLVILLTGVGIRALLAAVEDTYPRAEILTALSRIPTIVRGLKPQVVLRELGVPITLAVPDPNTWREILSAVDDAAIPLQGRRVAVQEYGRSNPELIAGLETRGAVVMRVSVYRWALPEDCGPLRRAIKAIIERQVDLVLFTTAVQVDHLLQVAAEEGLEEPLRAGLRDTVVASIGPTCSGALREHGLVVDLEPEHPKMGYLVQTAARHAQVLRRIKQVRSIQGVGRDAQVDRGAALLQESPFLKACRLEPTPYTPIWIMRQAGRYMLEYREIRGKLSFLELCHRPDLAAEVTVTAAQRLGVDAAIIFGDILLVVQPMGVGLEFTKGGGPVIHNPVRSGADLKRLQPVDVQESLSFVFDAVRLARATLPPNIPLIGFAGAPFTLASYLIEGRGSRQYQHTKALMYRDPWAWHALMERLADIVSGYLNGQIAAGAQVVQLFDSWVGCLSPDDYREFVLPHTKRAIAALTPGVPVIHFGTDTATLLSLMREAGGNVIGLDWRVDLGETWSRLGHDVGVQGNLDPMVLLAELGEIRRQAGRILERAAKRPGHIFNLGHGVLPQTPVDHLRALIDYVHESTAR; encoded by the coding sequence ATGAACCATGTTGCTGCTTCCCGGCTTAGCGACTTGACCGGCCTCAAAGTCATTTCCTTTGAGAGTCGCCTGGCTGGCGCGATGGCTGACCTGATCAGTCGCCAAGGGGGGACCCCGATCTGCGCGCCGGCTGTTCAAGAGATTCCGCTTGCAGAAAACCGAGAAGCGTTAGAGTTCGCAAGAGAGTTATTGGCCGGGCGGATTGACCTGGTCATACTGCTGACCGGCGTGGGTATCCGCGCCCTGCTTGCCGCAGTTGAAGACACCTACCCGCGCGCAGAGATTCTTACAGCTCTGAGCCGAATCCCGACCATTGTCCGCGGTCTCAAGCCTCAGGTGGTGTTACGCGAGTTGGGCGTCCCGATTACGCTGGCCGTCCCGGACCCGAATACCTGGCGTGAAATTCTAAGCGCTGTCGATGATGCCGCAATCCCCCTGCAGGGTCGGCGGGTGGCAGTACAGGAGTACGGACGGAGTAACCCGGAGCTGATTGCAGGATTAGAAACACGAGGGGCCGTCGTGATGCGGGTCTCCGTCTACCGATGGGCATTGCCGGAGGACTGCGGTCCTTTGCGGCGCGCCATCAAGGCCATCATTGAGCGGCAGGTCGATCTGGTCCTCTTTACTACCGCGGTACAGGTGGATCATCTGCTGCAGGTTGCTGCGGAGGAGGGTCTGGAAGAGCCGCTGCGAGCAGGATTGAGAGATACGGTCGTCGCGTCGATTGGCCCTACGTGCAGCGGCGCCCTGCGTGAGCATGGCCTGGTTGTGGATCTGGAACCGGAACATCCGAAGATGGGGTATCTCGTCCAGACTGCTGCGCGCCATGCGCAAGTGCTGCGACGGATCAAACAGGTCAGATCGATACAAGGCGTAGGGCGTGATGCTCAAGTGGACCGAGGCGCAGCACTGTTGCAGGAGAGTCCCTTCCTGAAGGCCTGCCGCCTGGAGCCGACTCCCTATACGCCGATCTGGATCATGCGGCAAGCCGGCCGCTACATGCTGGAGTACCGGGAGATTCGGGGTAAACTCTCATTTCTGGAGCTGTGTCACCGGCCGGATCTGGCGGCTGAGGTGACGGTGACGGCTGCCCAACGACTGGGGGTGGATGCGGCGATCATCTTCGGGGACATCTTGCTGGTAGTACAACCGATGGGCGTTGGCCTCGAGTTCACCAAGGGCGGTGGCCCGGTGATCCACAACCCGGTGAGATCCGGGGCTGACCTGAAGAGGCTGCAGCCGGTCGATGTGCAGGAATCGCTCTCATTTGTCTTTGACGCGGTGCGTCTGGCGCGGGCGACTCTTCCACCGAACATTCCCCTCATCGGGTTCGCCGGGGCGCCGTTTACCCTGGCCTCATATCTGATCGAGGGTCGCGGATCGCGTCAGTATCAACATACCAAGGCGCTCATGTACCGCGATCCCTGGGCCTGGCACGCGCTGATGGAGCGGCTGGCGGATATCGTATCGGGCTACCTGAACGGCCAGATCGCTGCCGGCGCCCAGGTCGTGCAATTATTCGATAGTTGGGTCGGCTGTCTCAGCCCGGATGATTACCGCGAGTTTGTTCTGCCCCATACGAAGCGCGCAATCGCTGCCCTCACGCCGGGCGTACCGGTCATTCACTTTGGGACCGATACTGCCACACTGCTCTCATTGATGCGGGAGGCCGGCGGGAATGTGATCGGACTGGATTGGCGAGTGGATTTAGGCGAAACCTGGTCGCGTCTCGGGCATGATGTCGGAGTACAGGGCAACCTGGACCCGATGGTGCTCCTCGCCGAGCTTGGCGAGATTCGCCGTCAGGCCGGCCGGATTCTTGAGCGTGCTGCGAAACGCCCAGGCCACATCTTTAATCTTGGTCACGGGGTGTTGCCGCAAACCCCTGTGGACCACCTGCGCGCGCTCATCGATTACGTTCACGAATCGACGGCGAGATGA
- the hemH gene encoding ferrochelatase, whose protein sequence is MVPVLSFDAVLMIAFGGPTQPEEIRPFLSNVLRGVPVPPGRLEEVARHYEQLGGRSPITELTFRQAKSLAALLEKEGPGLPVYVGMRYWHPMIGETVERMVRDKVNRAVGLIMAAHDSGTASWGKSVRAVTDALSAAGPMAPQVDFAQPCYNHPDFIAAVAEQVRLQLQAIPPALRCNASLLFTAHSIPISVAALSSYVQQLEESCRLVAAAVGYPDWLLAYQSRSGDLRQPWLTPDVRDVLRQLKAEGRRSVVLVPIGFVCDNVEVLFDLDVEAKAEADALGLDLKRASTVNDHPLYIRALADLVRQRVNQD, encoded by the coding sequence GTGGTTCCAGTTCTGTCATTCGATGCCGTCCTGATGATCGCCTTTGGAGGCCCCACACAACCTGAGGAGATTCGCCCGTTTCTCAGCAATGTGCTGCGGGGCGTGCCGGTGCCGCCGGGACGCCTGGAAGAGGTCGCCCGACACTACGAACAGCTTGGCGGTCGGTCGCCGATTACCGAGCTGACTTTCCGACAGGCAAAGAGTCTGGCGGCACTGCTGGAGAAGGAGGGGCCGGGCCTTCCCGTCTACGTAGGGATGCGATACTGGCACCCGATGATAGGCGAGACAGTCGAACGGATGGTCCGTGATAAGGTGAACCGCGCCGTCGGGCTCATCATGGCCGCTCACGATTCCGGGACCGCGAGCTGGGGGAAATCTGTGAGGGCGGTCACTGACGCACTGTCTGCCGCTGGGCCCATGGCGCCACAGGTGGACTTCGCCCAGCCCTGTTACAATCACCCGGATTTTATCGCGGCAGTGGCCGAGCAGGTTCGCCTGCAACTGCAAGCGATCCCACCCGCTCTTCGTTGCAATGCGTCGCTGCTCTTCACGGCCCATAGTATTCCAATCTCCGTAGCCGCATTGTCGTCTTACGTTCAGCAATTAGAGGAATCGTGCCGACTTGTCGCGGCAGCCGTGGGATATCCGGACTGGTTACTCGCCTATCAGAGCCGCAGCGGCGATCTACGGCAGCCGTGGCTGACGCCTGACGTACGCGATGTCCTGCGACAGCTTAAGGCCGAGGGGCGTCGATCGGTGGTACTGGTCCCCATCGGATTTGTGTGCGATAACGTCGAGGTGCTGTTCGATCTGGACGTAGAAGCCAAGGCAGAGGCCGATGCGCTGGGGCTCGATCTCAAACGGGCCAGCACGGTGAACGATCATCCGCTCTACATCCGGGCGCTGGCAGACCTGGTGCGGCAACGCGTAAACCAGGATTAG
- the hemG gene encoding protoporphyrinogen oxidase, with protein sequence MVGGGIAGLAAAHRLREKCQAERLSYAVLLLEANSRPGGVIGTTYRDGFILESGPDTLFTDKPWAVDLIKRLGLGDRLIGTSGVHRRTFVALGGTLHPLPEGFSLLAPTRFRPFVQSELLTWRGKARMALDLILPRGQPGSDESLASFVRRRLGAEALERLAQPMIGGIYSADPERLSLQATFPQLLQMEAQHRSLILGLRRRRLSVPGKGHAPADSGPRYSLFATLDNGLQTLVDALVQQLPAGTVRLGCPVAGIARKKECWTIRLKDGADIEADGVILAVPAFQAAALTHDLDDDLAMELEAIPYASSVTINLAYRREAIPHPLDGFGFVVPACEGRTIIACSFSSVKFANRAPAGYALLRAFAGGALQPEPFEWDDERLLTAVRHDLEDLLGIESAPLWSQLIRHPRSMPQYHVGHLARLATLEHRLCRWPTLKLAGNAYRGVGIPDGIRSGEAAADALLAGLTSAQRDTYGGVTLAEPARTCAEGDSLL encoded by the coding sequence GTGGTCGGAGGCGGCATCGCAGGTCTCGCCGCTGCGCACCGTCTGCGCGAGAAATGCCAAGCTGAACGGCTCTCGTACGCGGTGCTGCTCCTGGAAGCGAACTCGCGCCCAGGCGGCGTGATCGGTACGACCTATCGGGACGGCTTCATTCTCGAATCGGGACCGGACACCTTATTCACGGATAAGCCGTGGGCGGTAGATCTCATCAAGCGTCTCGGCCTGGGCGATCGGCTTATCGGGACCAGTGGGGTCCATCGCCGGACGTTCGTTGCCCTGGGCGGCACGCTTCATCCTTTGCCCGAAGGGTTCAGTTTGCTTGCGCCGACGCGATTCCGACCGTTTGTGCAATCGGAGCTGCTCACCTGGCGCGGCAAGGCAAGAATGGCTCTGGACCTGATCTTGCCACGCGGGCAGCCCGGTTCCGACGAAAGTCTTGCCTCGTTCGTTCGGCGTCGTCTGGGAGCGGAAGCGCTCGAACGGCTGGCTCAACCGATGATTGGAGGCATTTACTCCGCCGACCCGGAACGGTTAAGCCTGCAGGCCACCTTCCCGCAGTTACTGCAGATGGAAGCGCAGCATCGCAGTCTCATCCTTGGCCTGCGACGGAGACGGTTGAGCGTTCCCGGTAAAGGTCACGCCCCGGCCGACAGCGGCCCGCGGTACAGTCTGTTTGCCACGCTGGACAATGGACTGCAAACGCTGGTTGATGCCCTGGTGCAGCAATTACCGGCAGGCACGGTGCGGCTTGGCTGTCCGGTCGCCGGAATTGCGCGGAAGAAGGAATGCTGGACTATCCGACTGAAGGATGGTGCTGACATCGAAGCCGATGGGGTCATCCTCGCCGTCCCCGCCTTCCAGGCCGCAGCGCTGACTCATGACCTTGACGACGACCTCGCCATGGAGCTGGAGGCTATCCCCTATGCCTCCTCAGTCACGATCAACCTGGCCTATCGAAGAGAGGCGATTCCCCATCCGCTCGATGGGTTTGGATTTGTTGTGCCGGCCTGCGAGGGGCGCACCATCATCGCCTGTTCCTTTAGTAGCGTGAAGTTCGCCAATCGCGCGCCGGCGGGCTACGCCCTGCTGCGCGCCTTTGCGGGCGGGGCACTGCAGCCCGAACCGTTCGAGTGGGATGATGAGCGGCTCCTCACTGCGGTTCGTCACGATCTGGAGGATCTCTTGGGAATTGAATCTGCTCCGTTGTGGAGTCAGCTTATACGGCATCCTCGGTCGATGCCGCAGTACCATGTGGGCCACCTGGCACGACTGGCAACGCTGGAACATCGGCTGTGCCGATGGCCGACCCTCAAATTAGCCGGTAACGCCTACCGCGGCGTCGGTATCCCCGACGGGATTCGTAGCGGCGAAGCGGCTGCTGACGCCCTGCTGGCGGGATTGACCTCGGCACAGAGAGACACGTACGGCGGGGTGACGCTGGCTGAGCCGGCCCGTACTTGTGCCGAAGGAGATTCTCTCCTATAA
- the ilvD gene encoding dihydroxy-acid dehydratase yields MTFDPRHNSRILLDGPDRAPARAMLKAIGFKDEDLARPLVGVAHCWIEVMPCNINHRALAERVKAGIRAAGGTPIEYNTIGISDGISMGTEGMKTSLVSREVVADSVELVARGHLFDGLVAISGCDKTIPGTVMALARLNIPGLMLYSGSTAFGEYEGRHLTIQDVFEAVGAYNVGKMPSEELRVIENCACPGAGACGGQFTANTMSTAFEMLGISPMGWNGVPATDARKEAVAFESGKLVMELLRHGITPRQILTRNAFRNAIAGVMATGGSTNAVLHLIAVAKVVGVKLSLDDFDRISRKTPLLADLKPWGRFTAPDMYMAGGMPVVAKRLLDAGLLYADELTVTGKTIGKEARAARETPRQEVIMPLNRPLKPTGGMVILRGNLAPDGCVAKVAGHERMLHRGPARVFNREEDAFTAVKAGKIKAGDVVVIRYEGPKGGPGMREMLGVTGALAGAGLLDSVALMTDGRFSGATHGLMIGHIAPEAAVGGPVAALRNGDIVALDIKKRRLDVELSATELKRRLRQWKPPAPRYKSGVMAKYARVVSSASEGAVTD; encoded by the coding sequence ATGACTTTTGACCCTAGACACAATAGCCGCATCTTACTCGATGGCCCGGACCGCGCGCCGGCGCGGGCGATGCTCAAGGCCATCGGTTTCAAGGATGAGGATCTGGCTCGACCGCTCGTCGGCGTTGCCCACTGCTGGATCGAGGTGATGCCCTGTAACATTAACCACCGGGCGCTGGCCGAGCGGGTCAAGGCAGGCATTCGGGCGGCTGGTGGAACGCCGATCGAGTACAACACGATCGGGATCTCCGATGGGATCTCCATGGGCACCGAAGGGATGAAGACGTCCCTGGTGAGCCGGGAGGTTGTAGCCGACTCCGTCGAATTGGTGGCCAGAGGACACCTGTTTGACGGCTTAGTCGCCATTTCCGGCTGCGATAAAACGATTCCTGGTACGGTCATGGCGCTGGCCCGCCTGAATATACCAGGACTTATGCTCTATAGCGGCTCCACCGCCTTCGGCGAGTACGAGGGCCGCCATCTCACGATCCAGGATGTCTTTGAGGCGGTGGGCGCCTACAATGTCGGTAAGATGCCGTCCGAGGAGCTTCGCGTCATTGAGAACTGCGCCTGCCCCGGTGCGGGCGCCTGCGGCGGCCAGTTCACCGCCAACACCATGTCTACCGCCTTTGAGATGCTGGGTATCTCGCCGATGGGCTGGAATGGCGTCCCGGCGACGGATGCCCGGAAGGAAGCGGTTGCCTTCGAGAGCGGTAAGCTGGTCATGGAGCTGCTGCGGCACGGTATCACACCCAGGCAGATCCTTACCCGCAACGCCTTTCGCAACGCCATCGCTGGTGTCATGGCCACAGGAGGATCTACTAACGCTGTGCTTCACCTGATCGCGGTAGCCAAGGTCGTCGGTGTCAAGCTGTCGTTGGACGATTTCGATCGAATCTCAAGAAAGACCCCGCTTCTGGCTGACCTGAAGCCGTGGGGACGCTTTACTGCTCCAGACATGTACATGGCGGGCGGTATGCCGGTGGTGGCTAAACGCCTGCTTGATGCCGGCCTCCTGTATGCCGACGAGCTGACGGTCACCGGTAAGACGATCGGTAAGGAGGCGCGGGCTGCTCGCGAGACTCCGCGGCAGGAAGTGATCATGCCGCTGAATCGGCCACTCAAGCCGACCGGGGGTATGGTGATCCTCAGGGGTAATCTTGCGCCGGACGGGTGTGTGGCAAAGGTCGCCGGTCACGAGCGGATGCTCCATCGTGGCCCGGCGCGGGTCTTTAATCGGGAAGAGGATGCCTTCACCGCCGTCAAGGCCGGTAAGATCAAGGCGGGCGACGTGGTCGTGATTCGCTACGAGGGGCCCAAGGGCGGGCCCGGAATGCGAGAGATGCTTGGCGTCACCGGGGCTCTTGCCGGTGCGGGACTTCTGGACTCGGTGGCGCTCATGACCGATGGACGATTTTCGGGTGCGACGCATGGCCTGATGATCGGTCACATTGCCCCTGAAGCGGCGGTAGGCGGACCGGTTGCGGCGCTGCGCAACGGCGACATCGTGGCCTTGGACATCAAAAAGCGGCGGCTCGACGTAGAGCTGTCAGCCACCGAACTCAAGCGGCGGCTCCGGCAGTGGAAGCCGCCTGCCCCTCGGTACAAGAGTGGCGTCATGGCCAAGTACGCCCGCGTGGTCTCATCGGCCTCGGAAGGCGCGGTTACCGATTGA
- a CDS encoding VTT domain-containing protein, translating to MEWLWDLFHRVYDVETLVRVGGLTALVAIVFVETGLFVGFFLPGDSLLVTAGLFAASGHLDLWSLFLFVSLAAIVGDTVGYTIGASTGPKIFSRENSLFFHKKHLTTTKEFYDRYGGITIIIARFMPIVRTFAPLVAGVGNMQYGRFALYNVMGGIGWVVSMTSIGYVLGRTIPDIDRYIHIVIVIVIGLSLLPGIVTFARSRWKLRKPSM from the coding sequence ATGGAATGGCTGTGGGATCTGTTCCATAGAGTGTACGATGTAGAGACCCTGGTTCGTGTCGGCGGCCTCACGGCCCTGGTCGCTATCGTTTTCGTGGAAACCGGCCTCTTTGTCGGCTTCTTCCTGCCAGGGGATTCCCTCCTTGTCACGGCTGGGCTGTTCGCCGCCAGCGGACACCTGGACCTGTGGAGCCTCTTTCTCTTCGTCAGCCTGGCCGCGATTGTCGGAGATACCGTCGGCTACACCATCGGAGCGAGTACCGGACCGAAAATCTTTAGCCGTGAAAACTCGCTGTTTTTTCACAAGAAGCACCTCACCACGACTAAAGAGTTTTACGATCGGTACGGTGGAATTACGATCATCATTGCCCGGTTCATGCCGATCGTCCGCACCTTTGCTCCCCTCGTAGCGGGAGTAGGCAACATGCAGTACGGTCGGTTTGCCCTCTACAACGTGATGGGGGGGATCGGCTGGGTTGTGAGCATGACATCGATCGGCTACGTCCTTGGCAGAACAATTCCAGATATCGACAGGTACATTCACATCGTCATCGTCATCGTTATTGGGCTTTCCCTCCTTCCAGGCATTGTCACATTTGCCAGAAGTCGTTGGAAACTTCGCAAGCCTTCTATGTAG
- a CDS encoding Mov34/MPN/PAD-1 family protein encodes MAMDLYLSENAFVGLLVSTIEVYRKECFGVLLGQSMSERILVDFVVPYQTANRKFREVHVDLMRSQRVEEAVRSTSRWECVGDYHSHPMYGTVRATTTLSSVDRKFFKEGNVAVVVAINDSMRQQRWSYVQGGGVSGSINGYNIRIAGYHKSNGTIERAPIHCPYAIGFQAKELNYKE; translated from the coding sequence ATGGCGATGGATCTATACCTGAGCGAGAATGCCTTTGTCGGGCTGTTGGTCTCGACTATTGAAGTCTATCGTAAGGAGTGCTTCGGAGTCCTGCTTGGCCAGAGTATGTCCGAACGAATCCTTGTCGATTTCGTGGTTCCGTACCAGACGGCGAACCGGAAGTTTCGCGAGGTGCACGTCGATCTGATGCGGAGTCAGCGGGTCGAGGAGGCAGTGAGGAGCACCTCGCGCTGGGAGTGCGTGGGCGACTATCATTCGCATCCGATGTACGGTACCGTCCGGGCCACCACGACGCTGAGTTCGGTCGATCGGAAGTTCTTCAAGGAAGGGAATGTCGCCGTTGTAGTCGCCATCAACGATTCGATGAGGCAGCAGCGATGGAGCTACGTACAGGGCGGCGGTGTGTCCGGCAGCATTAACGGGTACAATATCCGGATTGCCGGATACCACAAGTCAAACGGGACCATCGAGCGAGCGCCGATCCACT